From one Streptomyces sp. R41 genomic stretch:
- a CDS encoding HAD family hydrolase, translating into MTTKGVLFDFSGTLFRIESTDSWLRAVLDESELTLPEPELTRAAQALEAAGALPGGAFPSQPLPDDLAEVWKVRDESAELHRAAYTGASRQVPLPDPRLHDALYDRHMAPAAWSPYPDAADVLGTLRERGVAVGVVSNIGWDLRPVFREHGLDPYIGAYVLSYEHGIQKPDPRLFRAACDALGVAPEDTLMVGDDRRADGGAAALGCGVHFVDHLPVTHRPDGLRPVLDLIG; encoded by the coding sequence ATGACGACCAAAGGCGTCCTCTTCGACTTCTCCGGAACCCTCTTTCGTATCGAGTCCACCGATTCATGGCTGCGCGCGGTGCTGGACGAGTCCGAACTCACCCTTCCCGAACCGGAGTTGACCCGGGCGGCGCAGGCCCTGGAAGCCGCCGGCGCACTTCCGGGCGGAGCCTTTCCGTCACAGCCGCTGCCGGACGACCTCGCCGAAGTCTGGAAGGTCCGCGACGAGTCCGCCGAGCTGCACCGGGCCGCGTACACCGGCGCCTCCCGTCAGGTCCCGCTGCCCGACCCTCGGCTCCACGACGCGCTGTACGACCGCCATATGGCGCCGGCCGCCTGGAGTCCCTACCCCGACGCGGCCGACGTGCTGGGCACGCTGCGCGAGCGCGGGGTCGCGGTCGGTGTGGTCAGCAACATCGGCTGGGATCTGCGGCCCGTCTTCCGCGAGCACGGCCTCGACCCGTACATCGGCGCGTACGTGCTGTCGTACGAGCACGGCATCCAGAAACCGGACCCGCGGCTGTTCAGGGCCGCCTGCGACGCGCTCGGGGTCGCCCCCGAGGACACGCTGATGGTGGGTGACGACCGCCGGGCGGACGGCGGTGCCGCGGCCCTGGGGTGCGGGGTGCACTTCGTGGACCATCTGCCGGTGACGCACCGCCCGGACGGACTGCGGCCGGTCCTCGACCTGATCGGCTGA
- a CDS encoding DUF2630 family protein — translation MDQEQILARITTMVDDERRLRDALASGQIDSETEQERLGELERALDQCWDLLRQRRAKSEFGENPDEARVRPSSQVEDYQG, via the coding sequence ATGGATCAAGAGCAGATCCTGGCCAGGATCACGACGATGGTGGACGACGAGCGACGACTGCGCGACGCCCTGGCGTCCGGGCAGATCGACAGCGAAACCGAACAAGAACGGCTCGGAGAGCTGGAGCGCGCGCTCGATCAGTGCTGGGACCTGCTGCGCCAGCGGCGCGCGAAGTCCGAGTTCGGCGAGAACCCGGACGAGGCGCGCGTCCGCCCGTCGTCGCAGGTCGAGGACTATCAGGGCTGA
- a CDS encoding TetR/AcrR family transcriptional regulator translates to MSPRSASVNEELRRRSRERLLQAAVELVSERGYEATTLGDIADRAGSARGLVSYYFPGKRQLLQSAVHRLMHRTLEEALEREPRTEDGRERMARTIDAILGLAGSQPVLMRQHMAGLLQAEGFVQCPEQQRLAQLLRDTVAGHGSPDAATDYPMLRAVLMGAVYAALVPGVPMPIPTLRAELFKRYHLDWEMGVPPDTEVPGGTCETDLSRFFTTDRLPDDQPDRTAAQPEETVAQPVRPGDLPSQPDGRSDQPDDQSK, encoded by the coding sequence ATGTCCCCGCGCAGCGCCTCGGTCAATGAAGAGTTGCGGCGGCGTTCCCGGGAGCGGCTGTTGCAGGCCGCGGTGGAGCTGGTGAGCGAGCGTGGCTACGAGGCGACGACGCTCGGCGACATCGCGGATCGCGCGGGATCGGCCCGTGGACTGGTGTCGTACTACTTCCCCGGCAAACGCCAGCTCCTGCAGTCCGCCGTGCACCGGCTGATGCACCGCACGCTGGAGGAGGCGCTGGAACGCGAGCCGCGTACCGAGGACGGCCGGGAGCGGATGGCGCGGACCATCGACGCGATCCTGGGGCTGGCCGGGAGCCAGCCCGTGCTGATGCGCCAGCACATGGCCGGGCTGCTGCAGGCCGAGGGCTTCGTGCAGTGCCCGGAGCAGCAGCGGCTCGCGCAGCTGCTGCGGGACACAGTCGCCGGGCACGGCTCGCCGGACGCCGCCACCGACTACCCGATGCTGCGCGCGGTGCTCATGGGCGCGGTGTACGCGGCCCTGGTGCCCGGCGTGCCGATGCCGATCCCCACACTGCGGGCCGAGCTGTTCAAGCGCTACCACCTCGACTGGGAGATGGGTGTCCCGCCGGACACCGAGGTGCCCGGCGGGACCTGCGAGACGGATCTGTCACGGTTCTTCACGACCGACCGCCTGCCCGACGATCAGCCCGATCGGACCGCCGCTCAGCCCGAAGAGACCGTCGCTCAGCCCGTTCGGCCCGGCGATCTGCCCAGTCAGCCCGACGGTCGGTCCGATCAGCCCGACGATCAGTCGAAGTAG